Proteins found in one Desulfovibrio porci genomic segment:
- a CDS encoding FtsX-like permease family protein produces the protein MNPLPVVQASLRRFPLVSLATLLLVAVAVGLGTSVSLLEPSLRRGATAAADKFDLLAGAPGSESQLVLSAVYLDGTPLPLLSGDVVESVAHDPGVAWFSPILLGDTWQKHPIAGVEEVFLEGAGHFADATDAFAGALVPLEPGQKFHGTHGAAALSPTDVHKMAYTVRGKLPPTGTPWDRAILVPAATVRAMHAHGPAEHDEEHAEEEKNHAHAAHDGAVSALVIKPRSVAGAYRLRAALRTERSVALFPAEVLLRLYNVLGDVQSLLSGMAWLAQAAVLSGVLMAVFAGLPRRRATLAVLRALGAPRGYGALALWLEMALLLALGGLLGLVLGYGLTCWAAQLFAQQTGVLAPVSLGADFLLTFGLTLGLGGLAALLPAVSCWRIPVAAALRE, from the coding sequence ATGAATCCCCTGCCCGTCGTTCAGGCCTCGTTGCGGCGTTTTCCTCTGGTCTCCCTGGCCACGCTGCTGCTGGTGGCCGTGGCCGTGGGCCTGGGCACGTCGGTTTCCCTGTTGGAACCCTCTCTGCGCCGGGGAGCCACAGCGGCGGCGGACAAATTCGACCTGCTGGCGGGCGCGCCCGGCAGTGAAAGCCAGTTGGTGCTTTCGGCCGTCTATCTGGACGGTACGCCCCTGCCCCTGCTCAGCGGCGACGTGGTCGAAAGCGTGGCCCATGATCCGGGCGTGGCCTGGTTTTCCCCCATTCTGCTGGGCGATACCTGGCAAAAACACCCCATCGCGGGCGTGGAAGAGGTATTTCTGGAGGGCGCGGGCCATTTCGCCGACGCCACGGACGCGTTCGCAGGCGCGTTGGTGCCGCTGGAGCCGGGCCAAAAATTTCACGGCACGCACGGCGCGGCGGCCCTGTCCCCCACGGATGTGCATAAAATGGCCTACACCGTGCGCGGCAAACTGCCGCCCACGGGCACGCCCTGGGACCGTGCCATCCTGGTGCCCGCCGCCACAGTGCGGGCCATGCACGCGCACGGTCCGGCGGAACACGACGAGGAGCACGCTGAAGAAGAAAAAAACCATGCGCACGCCGCGCACGACGGGGCCGTATCCGCCCTGGTGATCAAACCGCGCTCCGTGGCCGGCGCCTACCGTCTGCGCGCCGCCCTGCGCACGGAGCGCAGCGTGGCCCTGTTCCCGGCGGAAGTGCTGCTGCGCCTCTATAACGTGCTGGGAGATGTGCAAAGCCTGCTCAGCGGCATGGCTTGGCTGGCCCAGGCCGCCGTGCTGTCCGGGGTACTCATGGCGGTGTTCGCGGGCCTGCCCCGCCGCCGCGCGACTCTGGCCGTGTTGCGGGCCCTGGGTGCGCCACGCGGCTACGGGGCCCTGGCTCTCTGGCTGGAAATGGCCCTGCTGCTGGCCCTGGGCGGCCTGCTGGGCCTGGTTCTGGGCTATGGCCTGACCTGCTGGGCCGCACAGCTTTTCGCCCAACAGACCGGCGTGCTCGCGCCCGTGAGCCTCGGTGCCGACTTTTTGCTGACCTTCGGCCTGACCCTGGGCCTGGGCGGTCTGGCCGCCCTGCTCCCTGCCGTAAGCTGCTGGCGCATTCCCGTGGCCGCGGCCTTGCGGGAGTGA
- a CDS encoding amino acid permease — MEHGHEGQKELRRGLKNRHIQMIALGGAIGTGLFYGSAASISLAGPSVLPAYLLGGTVIWLILRMMGEMAVAEPVAGVFSHFAYAYWGEFPGFLSGWNYWFLYVAVSMTELSVVGIYVNYWLPDFPQWLTAFLVLAGVTAVNLIQVRLYGELEFWFALVKVAAVIGMIGLGAVLVLLNAGHDPQGANGPGFANLWAHGGFFPHGLSGMLLSLVLVMFSFGGTELIAVTAGEADNPKKSLPRAIRQVLRRILLFYIGALAVIMILYPWNKVGMEGSPFVLIFSGLGIPAAAGILNLVVLSAAVSVYNSGAYSNARMLYSLARQGNAPAFFARLNRQGAPYLGTLFSALCTAVIVLLNWLFPGQVFLYVVSVATAAALLTWGMIALTHIRFRRIRDARGQGEKDSFRAPGCPWLNYLCLAFLALVLALMTRLDGTRPAVFALPLWLAVLYAGFRLKKAREKRRGAARETPSRPR; from the coding sequence GTGGAACACGGGCACGAAGGGCAAAAGGAACTGCGGCGCGGCCTGAAAAACCGGCATATCCAGATGATCGCGCTGGGCGGGGCCATCGGCACCGGCCTGTTCTACGGTTCCGCCGCTTCCATTTCCCTGGCCGGACCGTCCGTGTTGCCGGCCTATCTGCTGGGCGGAACCGTGATCTGGCTGATCCTGCGCATGATGGGCGAAATGGCCGTGGCCGAGCCCGTGGCCGGGGTCTTCAGCCATTTCGCCTATGCCTACTGGGGTGAATTCCCCGGCTTTCTCTCGGGCTGGAACTACTGGTTCCTCTACGTAGCCGTGAGCATGACCGAACTTTCGGTGGTGGGCATCTACGTCAATTACTGGCTGCCGGATTTCCCGCAGTGGCTCACGGCCTTTCTGGTACTGGCCGGGGTCACGGCCGTCAACCTGATCCAGGTGCGGCTCTACGGCGAACTGGAATTCTGGTTCGCCTTGGTCAAGGTGGCGGCCGTCATCGGCATGATCGGCCTCGGCGCGGTACTGGTTCTGCTCAACGCGGGACATGATCCGCAGGGAGCCAACGGGCCGGGCTTCGCCAACCTCTGGGCGCACGGCGGATTTTTCCCGCACGGCCTCTCGGGCATGCTGCTTTCTCTGGTGCTGGTCATGTTCTCCTTCGGCGGCACGGAGCTCATCGCGGTCACCGCCGGGGAGGCCGACAATCCGAAAAAAAGCTTGCCCAGAGCCATCCGCCAGGTGCTGCGCCGCATCCTGCTCTTCTATATCGGCGCGCTGGCGGTGATCATGATTCTCTATCCCTGGAACAAGGTGGGCATGGAGGGCAGCCCCTTTGTGCTGATCTTCTCCGGTCTGGGCATTCCGGCGGCCGCAGGCATTCTCAATCTGGTGGTGCTCTCCGCCGCCGTGTCGGTCTACAACAGCGGGGCCTACAGCAACGCGCGCATGCTCTACAGTCTGGCCCGGCAGGGCAACGCCCCGGCCTTTTTCGCCAGGCTCAACCGCCAGGGCGCTCCGTATCTGGGCACACTGTTCTCCGCGCTCTGTACGGCCGTCATCGTGCTGCTCAACTGGCTCTTTCCCGGCCAGGTCTTCCTCTATGTGGTCTCCGTCGCCACGGCCGCGGCCCTGCTGACCTGGGGCATGATCGCCCTGACCCACATCCGCTTCCGCCGGATCCGCGACGCGCGCGGCCAGGGCGAAAAAGACAGCTTCCGCGCGCCGGGTTGCCCCTGGCTGAACTACCTCTGCCTGGCCTTTCTGGCGCTGGTGCTGGCGCTGATGACCCGGCTGGACGGCACCCGCCCGGCGGTTTTCGCGCTGCCGCTCTGGCTGGCCGTGCTGTACGCGGGCTTCCGGCTGAAAAAGGCGCGTGAAAAACGCCGGGGCGCGGCGCGGGAGACACCCTCCCGCCCCCGCTGA
- a CDS encoding bifunctional folylpolyglutamate synthase/dihydrofolate synthase, with product MSTMFHNFQEVLAHLDGLGLFHMDMRLDRMRRALAALDLTRPPFTVVQILGTNGKGSTAAFLASLCAAHGCKTGLYTSPHFVSPEERIRVNGQPLPGETWTAHANAIMAVAPPPGGLTYFEFLTVLTLLLFREEGVDVAVLEAGLGGRHDATTAVAADLLCYAPIALDHKDVLGPTLAAIAGDKAAAVRGPVPLCTAPQFPEAARCLEEAARAHNAPLYQAEALSAAWIPRLGLAGPHQMVNAGLALTAWRQLAPLLDRQADDAAAQAEGLARAFLPGRLQSVPGTEDYPALLLDGAHNPHGMRALLRALDYLEQSGVRPAGAVFSCLGDKDWRTSALMLKHRLGAAPLFIPALDNPRAADVREVAAACDSLPPATAVPLAGPRALPKALAAARRVEGTAPERPILLTGSLYLLAEFFTLFPHLSAAAPPKALP from the coding sequence ATGAGCACGATGTTCCACAATTTTCAGGAAGTGCTGGCCCATCTGGACGGCCTCGGCCTTTTCCACATGGACATGCGCCTGGACCGCATGCGCCGCGCCCTGGCCGCTCTGGATCTGACCCGCCCCCCCTTCACGGTGGTCCAGATTCTGGGCACCAACGGCAAAGGTTCCACTGCGGCCTTTCTGGCCTCGCTCTGCGCGGCCCACGGCTGCAAAACCGGCCTGTACACCTCGCCGCATTTCGTCTCGCCCGAGGAACGCATCCGCGTGAACGGGCAGCCCCTGCCCGGCGAAACCTGGACCGCGCACGCCAACGCGATCATGGCTGTGGCTCCCCCACCCGGCGGCCTGACCTATTTTGAATTTCTCACCGTACTGACCCTGCTGCTCTTTCGGGAAGAAGGCGTGGACGTGGCCGTGCTGGAAGCCGGGCTGGGCGGACGCCACGACGCCACCACCGCCGTGGCCGCCGACCTGCTCTGTTACGCGCCCATCGCCCTGGACCACAAGGACGTTCTGGGTCCCACCCTCGCGGCTATCGCCGGGGACAAGGCCGCCGCCGTGCGCGGCCCGGTCCCGCTCTGCACGGCCCCGCAATTCCCCGAGGCCGCGCGTTGCCTTGAAGAAGCCGCGCGCGCCCATAATGCGCCCTTGTATCAGGCCGAAGCCCTGTCCGCCGCGTGGATTCCCCGTCTTGGGCTGGCCGGGCCGCATCAGATGGTCAACGCCGGGCTGGCCCTTACGGCCTGGCGGCAGCTGGCCCCGCTGCTGGACAGACAGGCCGACGATGCGGCCGCTCAGGCGGAAGGCCTGGCCCGCGCTTTTTTGCCGGGCCGTTTGCAGAGCGTGCCCGGCACAGAGGACTACCCGGCCCTGCTGCTGGACGGCGCGCACAATCCCCATGGCATGCGCGCCCTGCTGCGGGCGCTGGATTATCTGGAACAGTCTGGCGTCCGCCCCGCCGGTGCCGTTTTCTCCTGCCTAGGCGACAAGGACTGGCGCACCTCGGCCCTGATGCTCAAGCACCGGCTGGGCGCGGCCCCCCTGTTCATCCCCGCCCTGGACAATCCGCGCGCCGCCGATGTCCGCGAGGTGGCCGCGGCCTGCGACAGCCTGCCCCCGGCCACGGCCGTGCCCTTGGCGGGGCCACGCGCGCTGCCGAAAGCCCTGGCCGCCGCGCGCCGCGTGGAAGGCACGGCCCCCGAGCGCCCGATACTGCTGACCGGCTCCCTTTATCTGCTGGCCGAATTTTTCACCCTCTTTCCACACCTGTCGGCGGCCGCGCCGCCAAAGGCCTTGCCATGA
- the selA gene encoding L-seryl-tRNA(Sec) selenium transferase — protein sequence MNELFRAIPATDLCLDALTGADPELEAAPRVLLRELVTAFWDARREDIRAGHCREAARLSLDAQLPDLLAHVRAGLRPRLRPVLNATGVVVHTNLGRSVLAEEARQAVALAAGGYCNLELNLGTGGRGSRYELVEELICRLSGAEAALVVNNNAAAVLLMLDGFCKGGEVIVSRGELVEIGGSFRIPEVMEKSGARLREVGATNRTHLRDYAAAINENTRALLRVHTSNYRIVGFHAAVPLPELASLARGRGLPLFEDLGSGSFMDFSPYGLPNEPTVPSVLAGGADLVTFSGDKVLGGPQAGIIAGRREMVDTLKRDPLTRALRCDKLCLAALEATLRLYLDPDKARERIPTLRRICLRPEELAKRARALAARLRKALGEACAVSVRPDVSRVGGGAFPQYDLPTSLVCLKPARLSATALKNALLDTDPPLLGRLEDDHFCLDPRTLESNEYPPLLRALQTALHVADNKHTS from the coding sequence ATGAACGAACTCTTCCGCGCCATTCCCGCCACGGACCTTTGCCTGGACGCCCTGACCGGGGCTGATCCCGAACTGGAAGCGGCCCCGCGCGTCCTGCTGCGCGAGCTGGTCACCGCGTTCTGGGACGCCCGGCGGGAGGACATCCGCGCCGGACACTGCCGCGAGGCCGCCCGATTGAGCCTGGACGCCCAACTGCCTGACTTGCTGGCCCATGTCCGCGCCGGACTGCGGCCCCGGCTCAGGCCCGTGCTCAACGCCACGGGCGTGGTGGTGCATACCAACCTGGGGCGTTCGGTGCTGGCCGAGGAGGCCCGGCAGGCTGTGGCCCTGGCCGCCGGGGGCTACTGCAATCTGGAACTCAATCTGGGCACCGGCGGGCGCGGCAGCCGCTACGAGCTGGTGGAAGAACTGATCTGCCGCCTGAGCGGAGCCGAGGCCGCACTGGTGGTCAACAACAACGCGGCCGCCGTGCTGCTGATGCTGGACGGCTTCTGCAAGGGCGGCGAGGTGATCGTCTCGCGCGGCGAGCTGGTGGAGATCGGCGGCAGCTTCCGCATCCCGGAAGTCATGGAAAAAAGCGGCGCGCGATTGCGCGAGGTGGGAGCCACCAACCGCACCCATCTACGTGACTATGCGGCGGCCATCAATGAAAACACCCGCGCCCTGCTGCGCGTGCACACCTCCAATTATCGCATCGTGGGCTTTCACGCTGCCGTGCCTCTGCCGGAACTGGCGTCTCTGGCGCGCGGGCGCGGCCTGCCGCTTTTTGAGGATCTGGGCAGCGGCAGTTTCATGGATTTCTCTCCCTACGGCCTGCCCAACGAGCCCACCGTGCCCTCGGTGCTGGCAGGCGGCGCGGATCTGGTGACCTTTTCCGGCGACAAGGTGCTGGGCGGCCCCCAGGCCGGGATCATCGCCGGACGCAGGGAGATGGTGGACACGCTGAAGCGCGATCCCCTGACCCGCGCCCTGCGTTGCGACAAACTCTGTCTGGCCGCTCTGGAAGCCACCTTGCGCCTCTATCTGGACCCGGACAAAGCCCGCGAGCGCATTCCCACCCTGCGCCGCATCTGCCTGCGGCCCGAAGAACTGGCCAAACGCGCCCGCGCCCTGGCCGCCCGGCTGCGCAAAGCCCTGGGCGAGGCCTGCGCCGTGAGCGTGCGCCCGGACGTCTCGCGCGTGGGTGGGGGAGCCTTTCCCCAGTATGACCTGCCCACCAGCCTGGTCTGCCTCAAGCCCGCGCGGCTCAGCGCCACGGCCCTGAAAAACGCCCTGCTGGACACGGATCCGCCCCTGCTGGGCCGTCTGGAGGACGATCATTTCTGCCTGGACCCGCGCACCCTGGAAAGCAATGAATACCCGCCGCTGCTGCGCGCCCTGCAAACGGCGCTGCATGTGGCGGACAACAAACATACCTCATAG
- a CDS encoding aminopeptidase — MEKTLAYKPQSAWESYDDAKQRKNMEALAARYIDFLTRCKTERETVDYVRERLTRAGYSEDFGAERVLRPLRGKALFAARRGSQPLEEGLALIAAHADTPRLDFKQRPLIEQPGVAQAKTHYYGGIRKYQWLARPLALHGVIIRENGESLTVSIGEKPGEPVFCIADLLPHLAQKQSGQTISEAFEAEKLNIILAHSPKQAKGGKKDKDAPKEPVKEQLLDILHKKYGINEEDLITAELQAVPAGPARFVGFDKALVGGYGQDDRICVFTALEALLTAEAGPRNMAVIFWDKEEIGSDGATGAASRFFQYCVEDLARAWAPGTPASHVLLHSRALSADVQAALDPDFQEVHEKQNAAQLGYGPCFSKFTGSRGKYGASEADAEFFGELRGLYNAKSIPWQTAELGKVDLGGGGTVALFLAAYGMRVIDLGPAVLSMHSPFELASVADLHATLEAYKAFLEA; from the coding sequence ATGGAAAAGACATTGGCTTACAAACCGCAAAGCGCCTGGGAAAGCTATGACGACGCCAAGCAGCGTAAGAACATGGAAGCCCTGGCCGCCCGCTACATCGACTTTCTGACCCGCTGCAAGACCGAACGCGAAACCGTGGACTACGTGCGCGAACGCCTGACCCGGGCAGGGTACAGCGAGGACTTCGGCGCGGAGCGCGTGCTGCGGCCCCTGCGCGGCAAAGCCCTGTTCGCGGCCCGGCGCGGCTCCCAACCGCTGGAGGAAGGGCTGGCGCTCATCGCGGCCCACGCCGACACCCCGCGCCTGGACTTCAAGCAGCGCCCGCTCATCGAGCAGCCCGGCGTGGCCCAGGCCAAGACCCACTATTACGGCGGCATCCGCAAATATCAGTGGCTGGCGCGGCCCCTGGCCCTGCACGGAGTGATCATCCGCGAAAACGGCGAAAGCCTCACGGTGAGCATCGGAGAAAAGCCGGGCGAACCGGTGTTCTGCATCGCGGACCTGCTGCCGCATCTGGCCCAGAAACAGAGCGGCCAGACCATCAGCGAAGCCTTTGAGGCCGAAAAGCTGAACATCATCCTGGCCCACAGCCCCAAACAGGCCAAAGGCGGCAAAAAGGACAAGGACGCGCCCAAAGAGCCGGTCAAGGAACAACTGCTGGACATCCTGCACAAAAAATACGGCATCAACGAAGAAGACCTGATCACCGCCGAACTTCAGGCCGTGCCCGCCGGACCGGCGCGCTTCGTGGGTTTTGACAAGGCCCTGGTGGGCGGCTACGGGCAGGACGACCGCATCTGCGTGTTCACGGCCCTGGAAGCCCTGCTCACGGCTGAAGCCGGGCCGCGCAACATGGCTGTGATCTTCTGGGACAAAGAGGAAATCGGCTCGGACGGGGCCACGGGCGCGGCCTCGCGCTTTTTCCAGTACTGCGTGGAGGATCTGGCCCGGGCCTGGGCTCCGGGCACGCCCGCCTCGCACGTGCTGCTGCACAGCCGCGCCCTGTCCGCCGACGTGCAGGCCGCTCTGGACCCGGATTTTCAGGAAGTGCATGAAAAGCAGAACGCGGCCCAGCTGGGCTACGGCCCCTGCTTCTCCAAGTTTACGGGTTCGCGCGGCAAATACGGGGCCAGCGAGGCGGACGCCGAATTTTTCGGCGAGCTGCGCGGCCTGTACAACGCCAAAAGCATTCCCTGGCAGACCGCCGAACTGGGCAAGGTGGATCTGGGCGGCGGCGGCACGGTTGCCCTTTTTCTGGCGGCCTACGGCATGCGGGTCATTGACCTGGGCCCGGCCGTGCTTTCCATGCACAGCCCCTTTGAACTGGCCAGCGTGGCGGACCTGCACGCCACCCTGGAAGCCTACAAAGCCTTTCTGGAAGCCTGA
- a CDS encoding HlyD family secretion protein, translating to MDEVQKQPEGQPVTPPHRLPDFSRMRAGRRARALFLLAGFFLAVGLAWGIWWVTVLRYAESTDDAYAAGNTVTVMPQVAGRVTAVLADDTDLVEAGQALVPIDPVDARLAYEHALVSLATAVRETCKLEAELRQSEANIAMRKIDLQRQQGNLERRQLLIRDKAVRKEEFIHSAEDVATARHALAVAEAQRNALTAVLLDTPVDGQPAVREAAAAVRERWLDLQRATVRSPVRGQVARRAVQVGEYVTPGKALLAVVPLDSLWVDANFKESQLRRMRIGQPALVRADMYGGSVTYHGTVQGFAAGTGSVFSLLPPQNATGNWIKVVQRVPVRIAIPEDELRAHPLLVGLSVTVEVDTKDQDGPMLLTAPRPEPPASLAAQTPPVDFAPVDERIRAVIAANTQAGSAATHQAGL from the coding sequence ATGGACGAAGTGCAAAAACAACCGGAGGGGCAGCCCGTTACGCCGCCCCACCGCCTGCCGGATTTCAGCAGAATGCGGGCCGGCCGACGGGCGCGCGCCCTGTTCCTGCTCGCGGGCTTTTTTCTGGCTGTGGGCCTGGCCTGGGGTATCTGGTGGGTCACGGTACTGCGCTATGCGGAAAGCACGGACGACGCCTATGCGGCCGGCAACACGGTCACGGTCATGCCGCAGGTGGCGGGTCGGGTCACGGCGGTACTGGCCGACGACACCGACCTGGTGGAAGCCGGTCAGGCCCTGGTGCCCATCGACCCGGTGGACGCCCGGCTGGCCTATGAGCACGCTCTGGTCAGCCTGGCCACGGCGGTGCGCGAAACCTGCAAACTGGAGGCGGAATTGCGCCAGAGCGAGGCCAATATCGCCATGCGCAAGATTGACCTTCAGCGCCAGCAGGGCAACCTGGAGCGCCGCCAGCTCCTGATCAGGGACAAGGCCGTACGCAAGGAGGAATTCATCCACAGCGCCGAGGATGTGGCTACGGCCCGTCACGCTCTGGCTGTGGCCGAAGCCCAGCGCAACGCCCTGACCGCCGTGCTGCTGGACACGCCGGTGGACGGGCAGCCCGCCGTCAGAGAAGCCGCAGCCGCGGTGCGTGAACGCTGGCTCGATTTGCAGCGCGCCACGGTGCGCAGCCCCGTGCGCGGCCAGGTGGCCCGTCGCGCCGTGCAGGTAGGTGAATACGTCACGCCCGGCAAGGCCCTGCTGGCCGTTGTGCCGCTGGACAGCCTCTGGGTGGACGCCAATTTCAAGGAAAGCCAGCTGCGACGCATGCGCATCGGCCAGCCCGCCCTGGTCAGGGCCGACATGTACGGCGGTTCCGTGACCTATCACGGCACGGTTCAGGGCTTCGCGGCGGGCACGGGCAGCGTCTTCTCGCTGCTGCCGCCCCAGAACGCCACGGGCAACTGGATCAAGGTGGTCCAGCGCGTGCCGGTGCGCATCGCCATTCCGGAAGACGAACTGCGGGCGCATCCCCTGCTGGTGGGCCTGTCCGTGACCGTGGAAGTTGACACTAAGGACCAGGACGGCCCCATGCTGCTTACCGCGCCCCGGCCCGAGCCGCCGGCCAGTCTGGCCGCCCAGACCCCGCCCGTAGATTTCGCGCCTGTGGACGAGCGCATCCGCGCCGTCATCGCGGCCAATACCCAGGCCGGGTCCGCCGCCACGCATCAGGCCGGACTATGA
- a CDS encoding DHA2 family efflux MFS transporter permease subunit translates to MSEAALTPLRGGPLVTATVGIAVLTAMTVLDSTIANVALSTIAGNLGVAVSQGTWVITFFGVANAVAIPLTGWLARRMGEVRLYFVASALFVLSSFLCGISSSLGMLIFFRLLQGVAAGPILPLSQSLLLACYPPEKRGLALSLWSMVVVLAPILGPILGGWICDNYHWGWIFFVNVPVGALGLLLLRAPLRGRETPTGKAPIDVVGLVLLVVGIGCLQLMLDEGKDHDWFSSGYIVALGVAAVVGIAFFIVWELTEKHPVVNLSLFRHRNFTVGTICISLGFLLYFASVVLLPLMLQSRLSYTAMWAGFSLAPVGLFPLIISPILGRQARRLDMRLMACLSFLVFAGCFFWRAGSAPGMDFLSVALPQLILGIGVALFFMPLTTIILSGLPNSELAAASSLSNCVRVLAGSIGSSLVTTMWERREALHHARLTEGVNEYSPVWDAALRALEQLGMSLPQARAWIANEITRQGFILGFDELFWLGGALFVLLSGLVWLARRV, encoded by the coding sequence ATGAGCGAGGCCGCGCTCACGCCGCTGCGCGGCGGGCCGCTGGTGACGGCCACGGTGGGCATTGCCGTGCTCACGGCCATGACCGTGCTGGATTCGACCATCGCCAACGTGGCCCTTTCGACCATCGCGGGCAATCTGGGCGTGGCCGTCTCCCAGGGCACCTGGGTGATCACTTTTTTCGGCGTGGCCAACGCCGTGGCCATTCCGCTTACCGGCTGGCTGGCCCGGCGGATGGGTGAGGTGCGACTTTACTTCGTGGCCAGCGCCCTGTTCGTGCTTTCCTCCTTTCTCTGCGGCATCTCCAGCAGCCTCGGCATGCTGATTTTCTTCCGTCTGCTCCAGGGCGTGGCGGCCGGGCCCATCCTGCCGCTCTCACAGAGCCTGCTGCTGGCCTGCTATCCCCCGGAAAAACGCGGCCTGGCCCTGTCCCTCTGGTCCATGGTGGTGGTACTGGCCCCCATTCTCGGCCCCATTCTCGGCGGCTGGATCTGCGACAATTACCACTGGGGCTGGATTTTTTTCGTCAACGTGCCGGTGGGCGCTCTGGGCCTGTTGTTGCTGCGCGCGCCGCTGCGCGGGCGGGAAACCCCCACCGGCAAAGCGCCCATTGACGTGGTGGGCCTTGTGTTGCTGGTCGTGGGCATCGGCTGTCTTCAGCTCATGCTCGACGAGGGCAAGGACCACGACTGGTTCTCCTCGGGCTATATCGTGGCTCTGGGCGTGGCGGCCGTGGTGGGCATCGCCTTTTTCATCGTCTGGGAGCTCACGGAAAAGCATCCCGTGGTCAACCTCTCCCTGTTCCGGCACCGTAATTTCACGGTGGGCACCATCTGCATCAGTCTGGGCTTTCTGCTCTACTTCGCCTCCGTGGTGCTGCTGCCCCTGATGCTTCAGTCGCGCCTCTCCTACACGGCCATGTGGGCCGGCTTTTCCCTGGCCCCGGTGGGCCTGTTTCCATTGATCATCTCGCCCATTCTGGGCAGGCAGGCCCGCCGCCTGGACATGCGCCTGATGGCCTGCCTGAGCTTTCTGGTCTTTGCCGGCTGCTTTTTCTGGCGCGCCGGTTCCGCGCCGGGCATGGATTTCCTTTCCGTGGCCCTGCCCCAGCTGATTCTGGGCATCGGCGTGGCCCTCTTTTTCATGCCGCTCACGACCATCATCCTTTCCGGCCTGCCCAACAGCGAGCTGGCCGCCGCCTCCAGCCTGTCCAACTGTGTGCGTGTGCTGGCCGGTTCCATAGGCTCATCCCTGGTCACGACCATGTGGGAGCGGCGCGAGGCCCTGCACCACGCCCGTCTGACCGAGGGCGTCAACGAATACAGCCCGGTCTGGGACGCGGCCCTGCGCGCTCTGGAACAGCTCGGCATGAGCCTGCCCCAGGCCAGGGCCTGGATCGCCAATGAAATCACCCGGCAGGGATTTATTCTGGGTTTTGATGAACTGTTCTGGCTGGGCGGCGCGCTTTTTGTGCTGCTTTCAGGCCTGGTCTGGCTGGCCCGGCGGGTCTGA
- a CDS encoding TetR/AcrR family transcriptional regulator, whose product MKHVKIRQNPVSAAAGGRREKGEARRAAILDAALEEFSGKGFTMARMEDIARRARVSKGSLYLYFPNKKALFEGVIEAAFAPFFARKQAILQDASLDPREKLLRMYEPLISGGPRSALRRCVCLTFSEGLHNPELMGGFYERFLAPNTARLREEFLPVARTVNVRDALDRFPLLLMAPLLFGVLRADIFANLESQDLMGLFRAHLDILFPARTPDPVPAPNPASDPPGQPDQA is encoded by the coding sequence ATGAAACATGTCAAAATCCGGCAAAATCCGGTTTCCGCCGCGGCCGGAGGCCGCCGGGAAAAAGGAGAGGCCCGCCGCGCCGCCATTCTGGACGCGGCGCTGGAAGAGTTCAGCGGCAAGGGCTTCACCATGGCCCGCATGGAAGATATCGCCCGGCGCGCCCGTGTCTCCAAGGGCAGTCTTTATCTGTATTTCCCCAATAAAAAAGCCCTGTTCGAGGGCGTGATCGAGGCGGCCTTCGCGCCTTTTTTCGCGCGCAAGCAGGCCATTTTGCAGGACGCCTCACTGGACCCACGCGAAAAGCTGCTGCGCATGTATGAGCCGTTGATCAGCGGCGGGCCGCGCTCGGCGTTGCGGCGCTGCGTGTGCCTGACCTTCAGCGAGGGCCTGCACAATCCGGAACTGATGGGCGGTTTTTACGAGCGCTTCCTTGCCCCCAATACAGCCCGCCTGCGCGAGGAGTTTCTGCCCGTCGCGCGGACCGTCAATGTGCGCGACGCGCTGGACCGCTTTCCTTTGCTGTTGATGGCGCCGCTGCTTTTCGGAGTGCTGCGCGCGGATATCTTCGCCAATCTGGAATCCCAGGACCTGATGGGTCTGTTCCGCGCGCATCTGGATATTCTTTTCCCCGCGCGGACGCCCGATCCGGTTCCCGCTCCGAATCCCGCCTCAGACCCGCCGGGCCAGCCAGACCAGGCCTGA